From Ignavibacteriota bacterium:
CTCGATCATCACACGGGCGGTGTCCAGGGTCCCGTCCGCATAATGGACCGCGAAGACAACCGGCATCCGGAACAGGCCCACGAGCTCATCCCGTTGATGGGTCTGCCTGACGGTGAAGACCGTACGCCGGAGCCCGCCGAGCGTGTTCTCTTCGACACTGAGCGCATACTGCGGTTCGCCCCCCGGTAGATCCACTGCTCGAAGAACCACGCGGGAGAGAGACCGAGGACATCCTGGAAGGACTGATACAGGTCGTTGGTCTCCACGGAACCATATGCATGCTTCTTCAGATAGCCGGTGATCACTGTGCGGACCGGTTCCTCGCCGAAGGTATACCGCATCATGTCGATGACGGCAGAGCCCTTCTGATAGACCCGTTCCGAACCGGCGCCCGAGTGAAGGATCGGAAAGCGGTTCCGTGCCGAGGCAGCGATCGCCGTCTCCTGTTCTTTCCGTCGTGCCCACTGGTAGGCGTCCTCGCCCGCCGTGGCGCGCACAAAGAGCTTGGGATAGAAGCTGGCGAAACTCTCATGCAACCATGCATTGCGGCCTACCCGTCCGGTGATGTAGTCACCGAACCACTGATGCGTGAGTTCATGCAGGTTCACATAGACGTAGTTCCGGTCAAGATATCCCCGGGCATCCACGAGGAAGAAGTCCCCGAACACGGTGGCCGTCGTGTTCTCCATGGCCCCATACAGGTAATCCTGCACGGGGATCTGCGAATAGGATTCCCAGGGATAGGGGACCCCGGTCTCGCGCTCGAGAAAGTCCACCGCCTCCGCCGAATACCGGTATGTCGGTTCGACGCGATCGCGATATTCCGGATAGTAGTACAGCGACAGAGGGACCCCGCTCGCGCTGCGGCGGCGCTCGATGCCATAGTCACCGATCCCGAGCATGACAAGGTATGTTGCGTGCGGGTGGTTCATGCGGTAGTGCCACCGGACCGTGCCGTCGGGGTTGCGCGTCTCGGAGACCAGGACACCATTGGAAAGGACCTTGTACTTCGCATCGAACGTCACAATGGTTTCGGTGGTGAGCTTGTCGTTCTGCTCATCGTAGCACGGGAACCAGTGACGGTTGTCGATGCCCTGGCCTTGCGACCAGATCTGCTTCTTGCTTGTCCCGGACAGGTCGTTCCACCCGATGAAATACAGCCCCCGGCGCGGGTTTGCGTCGTAGCGGATGGTGATACTGTCCGTGCGACCCCATGTGGCGGGCGGGTCGAACTTCACCGTCAGTCCTTCGTCCGTTGACGTGAACGGCGCTGGTTTGCCGCGGTAGGAAACGGATGCGACCCTGATCCCCGGGCCGTTGAGGAAGAGCGAGTCCACGCGCGGGCGCAAAGGCGTGAACCGATGCGTGACCGTGCCCCGGACGAGGCCCTCTGCCGGTACGAACGAAACCTCCAGGCGCATATGGAGCATATCCACCGGATGTTCCGGCGGCTCGAATTGCGGTTCGTAGTACCAGCGCGCGGTCGGCGCGGAAGCCTGGGCCAACGCGGTGTTCAATGCCCCCGTCACCAGGATGATCACTGCAAGAGCGGAGAATGATCTTCGCAGCATCTCGATCACCGTCAGAGTCATCTTCGTCATCGCTTCGCTCGTGTTCAGTGTGTGTCTGGTTCCAGGCCGAACACTTTTCCTTTGTTCACCGCCGGGATGCCCCTGGTCATCCACACCGGTGCGGGGGCATCCTTCAGATAGTGATCGAAGAATTGCATCAGGCGCACGGACAGGTCCTTGCGGTTCTTGCGCTGCACGAGGTTGTGGGCCTCACCGTTATACGTGAGCATCCACACCGGCTTGTCGAGCCGGCGCAGGGCGGAGAAGAATTCTATGCTCTGGTACCATGGCACGGCGCCGTCTTCGTCATTGTGCATGAGCAGCAACGGGGTGGTGACCTTATCGGCTGCGAACAACGGGGAGTTCTCGATGTACAGATCGC
This genomic window contains:
- a CDS encoding M1 family metallopeptidase gives rise to the protein MTKMTLTVIEMLRRSFSALAVIILVTGALNTALAQASAPTARWYYEPQFEPPEHPVDMLHMRLEVSFVPAEGLVRGTVTHRFTPLRPRVDSLFLNGPGIRVASVSYRGKPAPFTSTDEGLTVKFDPPATWGRTDSITIRYDANPRRGLYFIGWNDLSGTSKKQIWSQGQGIDNRHWFPCYDEQNDKLTTETIVTFDAKYKVLSNGVLVSETRNPDGTVRWHYRMNHPHATYLVMLGIGDYGIERRRSASGVPLSLYYYPEYRDRVEPTYRYSAEAVDFLERETGVPYPWESYSQIPVQDYLYGAMENTTATVFGDFFLVDARGYLDRNYVYVNLHELTHQWFGDYITGRVGRNAWLHESFASFYPKLFVRATAGEDAYQWARRKEQETAIAASARNRFPILHSGAGSERVYQKGSAVIDMMRYTFGEEPVRTVITGYLKKHAYGSVETNDLYQSFQDVLGLSPAWFFEQWIYRGANRSMRSVSKRTRSAGSGVRSSPSGRPINGMSSWACSGCRLSSRSIMRTGPWTPPV